The Pseudomonadota bacterium genome includes the window CTTGAAATTATTGGATAATTCACATGTGGTCGTGCATCCCACGCCGCATCGGTTTCGAGTAGCATGAATTTTTTTCACAGAGACCGTGCCGCAGGTGGAATCGAGCTCCCCGGACGAGCAACTGGGTTTGTACCAAGTCGTCTCCATCGCTTCCTTCCGCTGTTTGACTTAACCGGCTCGATATGAAAGGAGAGGGGCATCCCGTCTCAGGACAAAGAAGAGGTTGGGCATGACGAAGTTGAATAGGCTCATCGCATCTTTGGGCAACGGTCTTTTCTGCGCGGCTGTTGCTTTGACCGCCAGCGGGTGTTTCGACACGAACCCGCGCCGGGGCATGGGGGCGGGGGCCCACGGCCAGGCCGGAGGTGGTCACGCCGGGGGTGGGCAGGCCGGAGGGGCGGGGCATGGCGCGGGCCAGACGGGAGGAGCCGGCCACGGCGCAGGTCAGGGAGGGGGCGCGGGCCATGGCCAGGCGGGGGGCGGCCATGGGGGTGGTGGCGGTCACGGTGGCGGCGTCGGTGGTGGCGGGCACGGCGGCGGCGCTGGCCATGGCGGTCAGGGCGGCGGCGGCCACGGCGGCGCTGACGGGGGGCACGACGCCGGCGATGGCGGGCACGGCGATGCCAGCGATGGCGGTGGCCACGATGGCGGCGATGCCGGGGACGCCGAGCCGGCGAGCGGTGGCAATTCCAAGGCTCGCCGGTAAGCGGGGGAGTTGACCAACGCTCTCATCAGGCCGGGCGTAACAGGTAGGCGCTGCGCCCCGGAACCGGTGCGTGCTGCGGCGCCGGCGCGTGGGGGGTTCAGTCGGCCAGCGCCGGTCCGATGGCGTCACCTATGGGCCCTATCCGCCCGCATCCCGGTACCATGAGTAGTGCTGGCTGCGTGGTCGTGGTCGACGACGATCCCGTCGTGACACGGATGCTCGAGCTCGCGCTGCGGGCCGCTGACCTGGAGGTCGTCACGACCAATCGCTCCTTCGGCGTCCTGAACCTGATCGCGTCCACCAAGCCCGAGGTGGTGATCATGGACCTCATGATGCCGGGGCTGGACGGTGCGGAGCTCACGGACCTCATTCGCAGGGATCCCGATACTGCGGGAGCTGTCGTCATCATGTATTCGGCCGCAGACGAAAGCACACTCGAGCAGCGGGGGCGTCAGTGCGGTGCGGACGCGTGGCTGCCGAAGACCACGCGCCCCAGCGCTCTCGTCAGCGAGGTCATGCGCTGGATCTCGTTGGGGCGAGGCTAAGTACAAAGGCGAGATGGAGACGCTCGAGCCAACGCAAAAGGTGCTGCACTACCTGGCGCACCACGCCTATCAGCGCAGGCGACCCTCGGAGCCGCCGTTCTTGCTCGCCTCCGGTGAAACGAGCAAAGAATATCTCGACTGCAGGCTCGCCTTGAGTCATGGAGCCTGCCTGGTGGCCCTGGGGCGTTTGGTTGCAGCAGCGCTTCGCCCTGAAGTGCAAGCCGTGGGAGGCTTGACGCTGGGAGCCGATCCGGTGGCGATCTCGGCCGCGGCGAGCTCGGCGTCGGCGGGTCGCGGCCTGAAGTGGTTCACGGTGCGTAAGGAGGCCAAGGGTTACGGGCAAGGCAAGCGACTCGAAGGGGATGTCCGCGCGGGAACGGTCGTGTGCGTCGTGGACGATGTCGTGACCACAGGTGGTTCGACGATTCGCGCGATCGCATGCTGCCGGGAAGCCGAGCTCAGGGTGGCGCAGGTCCTCGTGCTCGTCGATCGCCAGGAGCGAGGCGGTATGGATGCCATCCGGCAAGCCGTGGGGCAGACCGTGCCTGTCACGGCGCTCTTTCGCAAGGCTCAAGTCGTCGAGGCCTGGGCTTCGGGGAGTCCTGGTTAGAAGCGGTCGAACGACCTCGATCCCTTTTTAGGGGTCAGGGTCATGCGCGAGCGGTCTTGCCGGGGGTACACCGGGGTTGGCTGAGAGGACCGTTGCAGCCTAGCAGGGATGACCTGGCGTCGTCCGGGCGGGGGGCATTGTGGGCGGCGAGCGACGCTGATCCAGCCTCGGAGTCGCGGGTCCGAAAGACGATCGCCCACACGGGTCAGTGCCGGATGCTACAACGAGTCAATGTGTGTACAGGGCACGCAGGCGCGGTTGCCGGGCTGCTGGTCGGCATGCTGGGTCTCGGGGCGTCTCCCGCACACGCGGAGCCGCCGGCTGCCAGAATCGTAGAGGCCGCCGCCGAGCGCATGCACCCGAGCCGTACCTCCGGTCCGGAGCCGGCCCTTGGGTCATTTGGACGCTTGCTGGCTGGTGGGGCACTGTTTGTGCCCGGGTTGGCGCTGCACGGCGCGGGCAGCTACTCCCTGGGCGACCGCGACACAGCGCTGAGACTGCTGGCACTCGAGGGCATTGGTCTCGCGGCCGGGGCAACCGGCCTGCTGGGCATCTGGCTCACGGGCGCATCACCCAAAACGGTAGCCCCGCTGGCGTGGCTCGCGATCGACGGGACCGGGACGTTCTTGCTGAGCTGGCTCGCAGACGTCTATCACGTGCTGCGCCCCGAAGTGACAGGCCGACCAGCGATCCGGCTCGCTTGGTTGGAGGCTGGTGTGGGCCTCGGCCACGTGCGTGATCTCGTGCTCTCTCATCGCGGTTTCGCAAGCCTGGAGGTTACACTGCGCGTCGGGAGGCTACGGTTTGGACTGCAAGCGCTTGGCGCGCTGAACGTGGCGAGTCGCGGTGTACGCTCGGAGGTGGGCTATCGGTTCGTGGGCGCCACGCCGCGAACAAGCCAGCTCCAGGTGTCCTTCGTCGACCTCGCTGCC containing:
- a CDS encoding response regulator produces the protein MSSAGCVVVVDDDPVVTRMLELALRAADLEVVTTNRSFGVLNLIASTKPEVVIMDLMMPGLDGAELTDLIRRDPDTAGAVVIMYSAADESTLEQRGRQCGADAWLPKTTRPSALVSEVMRWISLGRG
- the pyrE gene encoding orotate phosphoribosyltransferase, with amino-acid sequence METLEPTQKVLHYLAHHAYQRRRPSEPPFLLASGETSKEYLDCRLALSHGACLVALGRLVAAALRPEVQAVGGLTLGADPVAISAAASSASAGRGLKWFTVRKEAKGYGQGKRLEGDVRAGTVVCVVDDVVTTGGSTIRAIACCREAELRVAQVLVLVDRQERGGMDAIRQAVGQTVPVTALFRKAQVVEAWASGSPG